Proteins encoded within one genomic window of Arachis ipaensis cultivar K30076 chromosome B08, Araip1.1, whole genome shotgun sequence:
- the LOC107613523 gene encoding zinc finger A20 and AN1 domain-containing stress-associated protein 5: protein MAQKTEKEETEFKVPETITPCVNNCGLTGNPATNNMCQNCFNATTTAAAATTTTTTTTPISQQPSRFSDEKATATARSATSTRSPKRSHPSNDEENPREANSGTDRGETTSSEAKRVVNRCSGCRRRVGLTGFRCRCGELFCAEHRYSDRHDCTYDYKAAGREAIARENPVVKAAKIVKV, encoded by the coding sequence atggctcagaaaacagagaaagaagaaACGGAGTTCAAGGTTCCAGAAACCATTACCCCTTGCGTCAATAATTGTGGCTTAACAGGTAACCCAGCCACGAACAACATGTGCCAGAACTGCTTCAACGCCACCACcaccgccgccgccgctaccaCAACTACTACAACAACAACGCCGATCTCGCAGCAGCCTTCTAGATTCTCCGATGAGAAAGCCACCGCAACAGCCAGATCTGCCACGTCAACTCGTTCGCCGAAGAGATCTCACCCGTCGAACGACGAGGAGAATCCGCGAGAGGCTAATTCGGGAACGGATCGGGGTGAAACGACGTCGTCCGAGGCGAAGCGTGTCGTGAATCGGTGCTCCGGTTGCCGTAGGAGAGTTGGTCTCACCGGATTCCGGTGCCGGTGCGGCGAGCTTTTCTGCGCAGAGCACCGGTACTCAGATCGCCATGACTGCACCTACGATTACAAAGCCGCGGGAAGGGAAGCCATCGCTAGAGAGAATCCGGTGGTTAAAGCCGCGAAGATCGTTAAGGTCTGA